A window of Candidatus Pantoea floridensis contains these coding sequences:
- the qseB gene encoding quorum sensing response regulator transcription factor QseB, producing the protein MRILLIEDDALIGDGLKVGLTKLGFSVDWFVSGESGFQALTAAPWDAVVLDLSLPERDGLDILRQWRQQGHDVPVLILTARDALDQRVQGLQLGADDYLCKPFALTEVAARLQALIRRRHGQLQPELKHGKVTLAPGSHSVMCDGEAVSLKSRELALLELFLRNPGRVLTRSQLEEKLYSWDEDVSSNAVEVHIHHLRKKLGSQFIRTVHGVGYTLGAVE; encoded by the coding sequence ATGCGCATTTTATTGATAGAAGATGACGCCCTGATTGGCGACGGTTTGAAGGTTGGCCTCACCAAACTCGGCTTCAGCGTCGACTGGTTTGTCTCGGGGGAAAGCGGATTTCAGGCCCTAACCGCCGCGCCCTGGGATGCGGTAGTGCTGGATCTGTCGCTGCCGGAACGCGATGGTTTAGACATCCTGCGTCAATGGCGCCAGCAAGGACACGATGTGCCGGTGCTGATTCTCACGGCGCGCGATGCGCTCGATCAGCGCGTGCAAGGATTGCAGCTCGGCGCCGACGATTACCTGTGCAAGCCGTTTGCGCTAACAGAAGTAGCCGCACGTTTGCAGGCGCTGATCCGTCGTCGTCATGGACAGCTGCAGCCAGAGCTTAAACACGGCAAGGTTACCCTGGCACCCGGCAGCCACAGCGTAATGTGCGATGGCGAAGCCGTCAGCCTGAAGAGTCGGGAACTGGCGCTGTTGGAGCTCTTTCTGCGTAATCCTGGCCGCGTGCTAACGCGCAGCCAGCTGGAAGAAAAACTGTATAGCTGGGATGAAGATGTCTCCAGCAATGCGGTGGAAGTCCATATTCATCATCTGCGTAAAAAACTCGGCAGCCAGTTTATTCGTACCGTGCATGGCGTGGGCTATACGCTGGGAGCGGTGGAATGA
- the qseC gene encoding quorum sensing histidine kinase QseC has translation MSLFLRLAIGFVVLILLCGGLAGLSAWQQTRDTVNELFDTQQMLFAKRLIALDPTSRQDVTLPKTKSILRHHRGDQDDDALAFAIYSAEGKPLLNDGENGRDLQFDHQRDGFVDGHLRDDKDSWRLVWLTSADKRYRVVVGQEWEYRDDMTRDLALSSLLPWLIAMPFMLLFLLALVWFELRPLKRLTASLHQRAPDDAKPLPDARLPNEVKPLVVALNGLFNRMAQLVQRERRFTSDAAHELRSPLAALRVQSEVIQLADDDETMRKRAIQQLDSGIVRATRLVDQLLTLSRVEADDLRSEFQPVALAPLLQNLLAEHFPQAEQQHTDLVFTHHAEPVMNGHPLLLNLMVRNLLDNALRYSPSGSIINVQLNARAITVDDNGPGVSEEQLARLGERFWRPPGQTQTGSGLGLSIVKNIAQLHGIRLQFSQRVSGGLRVTLSW, from the coding sequence ATGAGTCTGTTCCTGCGCCTCGCCATCGGCTTTGTCGTGCTGATCCTCTTGTGCGGCGGACTTGCCGGCCTCAGCGCCTGGCAGCAAACCCGCGATACGGTGAACGAGCTGTTTGATACGCAGCAAATGCTGTTCGCAAAGCGCCTGATCGCGCTCGATCCCACCTCGCGGCAAGACGTTACGCTGCCAAAAACCAAATCTATCCTGCGTCATCATCGGGGCGATCAGGATGATGATGCACTGGCATTTGCCATTTACAGCGCCGAGGGCAAGCCGCTGTTGAACGATGGCGAAAACGGTCGCGATTTGCAGTTTGATCATCAGCGCGATGGTTTTGTCGATGGCCACCTGCGCGACGATAAAGACAGCTGGCGCTTAGTGTGGCTTACCTCTGCCGATAAACGCTATCGCGTGGTGGTGGGTCAGGAGTGGGAATATCGCGATGATATGACGCGCGATTTGGCACTCAGCAGCTTGTTACCCTGGCTGATCGCCATGCCTTTTATGCTGCTGTTTTTGCTGGCGCTGGTGTGGTTTGAGCTGCGTCCATTGAAACGCCTTACCGCATCGCTGCATCAGCGTGCGCCGGATGATGCTAAACCGCTGCCGGACGCGCGCCTGCCCAATGAGGTGAAACCGCTGGTGGTAGCGCTGAATGGTTTGTTTAACCGCATGGCACAGCTGGTACAACGTGAACGCCGCTTTACCTCCGATGCCGCCCATGAGCTGCGTAGCCCGCTGGCGGCGCTGCGCGTACAGAGCGAAGTGATTCAGCTGGCCGATGATGATGAAACGATGCGCAAACGCGCCATTCAGCAGCTGGATAGCGGCATCGTGCGCGCCACGCGCTTGGTGGATCAGCTACTGACGCTTTCACGCGTCGAGGCTGACGATCTGCGCAGCGAATTTCAACCGGTCGCTTTGGCGCCGCTGCTGCAAAATCTGCTGGCGGAGCATTTCCCGCAGGCGGAACAGCAGCATACCGATTTAGTATTTACTCACCACGCCGAACCGGTGATGAACGGTCATCCGCTGTTGCTGAATTTAATGGTGCGTAATCTGCTGGATAACGCGCTGCGCTACTCACCTTCGGGCAGCATCATCAATGTGCAGCTTAATGCGCGCGCCATTACCGTTGACGATAACGGACCTGGCGTCAGCGAAGAACAACTGGCGAGGCTGGGTGAACGCTTCTGGCGACCGCCGGGACAGACACAAACCGGCAGTGGATTGGGGCTTTCCATTGTGAAGAATATTGCCCAGCTGCACGGCATTCGATTGCAGTTCAGCCAGCGCGTCAGCGGAGGATTGCGCGTCACCTTAAGCTGGTGA
- the rbsA gene encoding ribose ABC transporter ATP-binding protein RbsA — protein sequence MQPLLQLKGIEKSFPGVKALNGASLAVYPGRVMALVGENGAGKSTMMKVLTGIYSMDAGSMQWLGKDVAFSGPKASQEAGIGIIHQELNLIPQLTVAENIFLGREFVNRFGRIEWKKMYAAADGLLQRLNLRFSSHKLVGDLSIGDQQMVEIAKVLSFESKVIIMDEPTDALTDTETLSLFRVINELKAQGCGIVYISHRMKEIFEICDDVTVFRDGQFIAERAVSDLREESLIEMMVGRKLEDQYPRIDQQPGEIRLKVENLSGPGVDNVSFTLRKGEILGVSGLMGAGRTELMKVLYGALPRSKGKVTLNGREIVTRSPQDGLANGIVYISEDRKRDGLVLGMSVKENMSLTALRYFSTGAGNLRHSDEQLAVGDFIRLFNVKTPSMEQPIGLLSGGNQQKVAIARGLMTRPDVLILDEPTRGVDVGAKKEIYQLINQFKAEGLSIILVSSEMPEVLGMSDRIVVMHEGHLSGEFSREQATQESLMAAAVGKQHSEELVV from the coding sequence ATGCAACCGTTATTGCAACTCAAAGGGATTGAAAAGTCGTTTCCTGGCGTGAAAGCGCTGAATGGCGCCTCGCTTGCCGTCTATCCTGGCCGCGTGATGGCGCTGGTGGGCGAAAACGGTGCCGGTAAATCTACCATGATGAAAGTGCTGACCGGCATTTACAGCATGGACGCTGGCTCCATGCAGTGGCTGGGTAAGGATGTGGCGTTCTCGGGCCCTAAAGCTTCGCAGGAAGCGGGCATTGGTATTATCCATCAGGAACTGAACCTGATTCCGCAGCTGACCGTCGCCGAAAATATTTTCCTTGGTCGTGAATTTGTTAACCGCTTTGGCCGCATCGAATGGAAAAAGATGTATGCCGCAGCGGATGGACTGTTACAACGCCTTAATCTGCGCTTCAGCAGCCACAAGCTGGTGGGCGATTTGTCGATTGGCGATCAGCAGATGGTTGAGATCGCGAAAGTGCTTAGCTTCGAGTCAAAAGTCATCATTATGGATGAACCGACCGATGCGCTCACCGATACCGAAACGCTGTCGCTGTTCCGCGTGATCAACGAACTAAAAGCGCAGGGCTGCGGCATTGTCTATATCTCGCACCGCATGAAAGAGATCTTCGAGATTTGCGATGACGTCACCGTGTTCCGCGACGGGCAGTTTATTGCCGAGCGCGCGGTCAGCGATCTCCGCGAAGAGAGCCTGATCGAGATGATGGTGGGGCGCAAACTGGAAGATCAATATCCACGCATTGATCAACAACCCGGCGAGATCCGTTTAAAAGTCGAAAACCTGAGCGGGCCGGGCGTTGATAACGTCAGCTTTACGCTGCGCAAAGGAGAAATTCTTGGCGTATCCGGCCTGATGGGCGCGGGCCGCACTGAACTGATGAAAGTGCTGTACGGCGCGCTGCCACGCAGCAAAGGCAAAGTCACGCTGAATGGACGTGAGATCGTGACCCGCTCACCGCAGGATGGCTTAGCGAACGGCATCGTCTATATCTCCGAAGACCGCAAGCGCGATGGCCTGGTGCTCGGCATGTCGGTGAAAGAGAACATGTCGCTGACCGCGCTGCGCTATTTCAGTACCGGCGCGGGCAATCTCCGGCACAGCGATGAGCAGCTGGCGGTGGGCGATTTTATCCGCCTGTTCAACGTTAAAACCCCCTCCATGGAGCAGCCGATTGGGCTGCTGTCCGGTGGTAATCAGCAGAAAGTAGCGATTGCGCGCGGTCTGATGACACGCCCCGATGTGCTGATTCTTGATGAGCCAACACGCGGCGTCGACGTTGGGGCGAAAAAAGAGATCTATCAGTTAATTAACCAGTTTAAAGCCGAAGGGCTGAGCATCATTTTGGTGTCGTCAGAAATGCCGGAAGTGTTGGGCATGAGCGATCGCATCGTGGTGATGCATGAAGGCCATCTGAGTGGCGAATTTTCCCGCGAGCAGGCTACCCAGGAATCCCTGATGGCAGCGGCAGTCGGTAAGCAACACAGCGAGGAGTTAGTTGTATGA
- a CDS encoding YgiW/YdeI family stress tolerance OB fold protein has translation MKKSAALFAIVALAATPVLAAQQGGFVDPTAPTAQVKSGGFKADNTSIVTVKQAEEMKDDSWITVRGTLEKQIGDEDYQFRDATGTMKVEIDHKRWNGLTITPKDQVELTGELDKDFNAIELDVKQVRKLP, from the coding sequence ATGAAAAAATCTGCTGCTTTATTCGCGATTGTCGCGCTGGCTGCTACGCCGGTTCTTGCTGCGCAGCAAGGGGGTTTTGTGGATCCCACTGCACCAACGGCACAGGTCAAGTCTGGTGGTTTCAAAGCCGATAACACTAGCATCGTCACGGTAAAACAGGCCGAAGAGATGAAAGACGATAGCTGGATTACCGTACGCGGTACGCTGGAGAAGCAAATTGGTGATGAGGATTATCAGTTCCGCGATGCTACTGGCACCATGAAGGTCGAAATCGATCATAAACGCTGGAACGGTTTGACCATCACACCGAAGGATCAGGTGGAGCTGACCGGTGAACTGGATAAGGATTTCAACGCGATCGAACTGGACGTGAAACAGGTACGTAAACTGCCATAA
- the rbsD gene encoding D-ribose pyranase, which translates to MKKGRLLNAEVSHVIARLGHTDTLTIADAGLPIPAGPQRIDLALTPGTPEFLQVVDVITQEMQVESALMAEEIKQHNPPLHSALLAVLEALQRHQGNVITIRYTSHEQFKQQTQRSQAVIRSGECSPYANVILSAGVTF; encoded by the coding sequence ATGAAAAAAGGTCGCTTGTTAAACGCTGAAGTCTCTCATGTGATTGCCCGCCTGGGGCACACCGATACGCTGACGATTGCAGATGCAGGATTGCCGATTCCGGCCGGTCCACAGCGCATCGATCTGGCATTAACGCCGGGTACGCCCGAATTTTTACAGGTGGTCGACGTTATCACGCAGGAGATGCAGGTCGAAAGCGCCCTGATGGCGGAGGAGATTAAACAGCATAATCCGCCGCTCCACAGCGCACTGCTCGCCGTGCTCGAAGCCTTGCAACGGCACCAGGGGAATGTCATCACCATCCGTTACACCAGCCATGAACAATTCAAACAACAGACACAGCGTAGTCAGGCGGTCATTCGCAGCGGAGAGTGTTCTCCGTATGCGAATGTCATTCTGAGCGCTGGCGTGACCTTCTGA
- the rbsC gene encoding ribose ABC transporter permease yields the protein MSTQTLPASRRWFSKAWLLEQKSLIALIVLIAVVASQSPNFFTLPNMFNILQQTSVNAIMAVGMTLVILTSGIDLSVGSLLALTGAVAASIVGLEVNALVAVAASLALGAAIGAVTGVIVARGKVQAFIATLVMMLLLRGVTMVYTNGSPINTGFNDNADLFGWFGIGRPLGIPTPVWLMAVVFALAWYMLHHTRLGRYIYALGGNEAATRLSGISVNRVKIIVYSLCGLLAALAGTIEVARLSSAQPTAGTGYELDAIAAVVLGGTSLAGGKGRIMGTLIGALILGFLNNGLNLMGVSSYYQMIVKAVVILLAVLVDNKSSK from the coding sequence ATGAGCACCCAAACCCTACCCGCCAGCCGCCGCTGGTTCAGCAAAGCCTGGCTGCTGGAGCAGAAATCCCTGATTGCGTTGATCGTGCTGATCGCCGTGGTCGCCAGCCAGAGCCCAAATTTCTTTACGCTGCCGAATATGTTCAACATTCTGCAGCAGACGTCGGTCAACGCCATCATGGCGGTGGGGATGACGCTGGTGATTCTGACTTCAGGCATTGATTTGTCGGTGGGATCGCTGCTGGCGCTGACGGGCGCGGTAGCGGCATCAATTGTCGGATTAGAAGTGAATGCGCTGGTCGCCGTAGCGGCTTCGCTGGCGCTCGGCGCGGCAATTGGCGCTGTTACCGGTGTAATAGTCGCACGCGGCAAGGTGCAGGCTTTTATCGCCACGCTGGTGATGATGCTGCTGCTGCGCGGCGTCACTATGGTTTATACCAACGGCAGCCCAATCAATACCGGTTTCAACGATAACGCCGATCTGTTCGGCTGGTTCGGTATTGGCCGCCCGCTGGGCATCCCAACGCCGGTTTGGCTGATGGCAGTGGTATTTGCACTCGCGTGGTACATGCTGCATCACACGCGCCTCGGACGTTACATCTACGCGCTGGGCGGTAACGAAGCGGCTACACGCTTATCCGGTATCAGCGTTAACCGCGTCAAAATCATCGTCTATTCGCTGTGCGGCCTGCTGGCGGCATTGGCAGGCACTATCGAAGTGGCACGCCTCTCTTCCGCACAACCCACGGCGGGTACCGGTTATGAACTGGATGCCATTGCCGCGGTGGTGCTGGGCGGCACCAGCCTGGCGGGCGGTAAAGGCCGCATCATGGGCACGCTGATTGGTGCGCTGATCCTCGGCTTCCTGAATAACGGCCTGAATCTGATGGGCGTATCGTCTTACTACCAAATGATTGTTAAAGCCGTCGTCATTCTGCTAGCGGTGCTGGTGGATAACAAAAGCAGTAAATAA